One Salvelinus sp. IW2-2015 linkage group LG4q.2, ASM291031v2, whole genome shotgun sequence DNA window includes the following coding sequences:
- the LOC111963195 gene encoding BSD domain-containing protein 1 isoform X2: MEGCEGWWGGWLQQSFQAVKDKSSEAYEFIKRDLTEFSNVVQHDTACSIVATASAVRSKLAVEGSSDTTEKVKKSLSSFLGVITDTLAPPQDMTIDCDVITLVATPAGTTEVYDSTKARLYSLQADPATYCNEPDGPLEQFDAWLSCFSLEERKGEISDLLVNSPSIRALYTKMVPAAVAHSELWQRYFYKVFQLYQEEARRVALKQRAEQTTHTEALGWEEEDEDDFLGVTSSSRLDFTPPLEDPXTKLSPLTPVTMATTPLSPIPSPSGERSSTLSLSSDSGSLHTQVELRPARPHPAVVELAQKLNKASLEESEPEGQQEEEREQGQPEGQVESPSQPEPTGKATAERVTVQAPTTRPETEGPQDLRVFELNSDSGKSTPSNNGKKGSSTDVSEDWEKDFDLDMTEEEVQMALSRVAATGELEDWENWD, from the exons AT GGAAGGCTGTGAAGGCTGGTGGGGAGGCTGGCTTCAGCAAAGCTTCCAGGCCGTCAAAGATAAG tcaTCTGAGGCGTATGAGTTTATAAAGCGTGACCTGACAGAGTTCTCCAACGTAGTGCAACATGATACTGCGTGCTCCATCGTCGCCACAGCAAGTGCTGTTAGAAGCAAACTAGCG GTGGAGGGCTCCTCTGACACCACAGAGAAGGTGAAGAAGAGCCTGTCCAGTTTCTTAGGCGTGATAACAGACACCCTCGCTCCTCCCCAGGACATGACCATCGACTGTGATGTCATCACGCTAGTGGCAACTCCTGCAGGCACCACAGAGGTGTATGACAGCACCAAG GCTCGTCTCTACAGTCTACAAGCTGACCCTGCTACATACTGCAATGAGCCTGACG GTCCCCTAGAGCAGTTTGATGCGTGGCTCTcctgcttcagtctggaggagaggaaaggagagatctCTGACCTCCTGGTCAACAGCCCCTCCATCAGGGCCCTTTACACCAAAATG GTGCCAGCAGCGGTAGCCCATTCTGAATTRTGGCAGCGGTATTTCTACAAAGTCTTTCAGTTGTACCAG GAGGAGGCGAGAAGAGTGGCCCTgaagcagagagcagagcagactacCCACACAGAGGCTCTGggctgggaggaggaggatgaag ATGACTTCCTTGGCGTGACGTCTTCATCTCGCCTAGACTTCACACCCCCATTGGAAGACCCCYCGACAAAGCTGTCCCCACTCACACCAGTCACCATGGCGACGACCCCGCTCAGCCCCATCCCGTCTCCGAGCGGGGAGcgctcctctaccctctccttgAGCAGCGACAGTGGCAGCCTGCACACCCAGGTGGAGTTGAGACCAGCCAGGCCACATCCTGCAGTCGTGGAGCTGGCCCAGAAACTCAACAAGGCCAGCCTGGAGGAGAGCGAGCCAGAagggcagcaggaggaggagagggaacaggGGCAGCCTGAAGGTCAGGTAGAGTCCCCATCCCAGCCTGAGCCCACAGGGAAAGCTACAGCTGAGAGAGTAACAGTCCAGGCTCCTACcaccagaccagagacagaggggcCCCAGGACCTGAGGGTGTTTGAGCTCAACTCTGACAGTGGGAAGTCTACACCTTCAAACAATGGCAAGAAAG GGTCCAGCACAGATGTCAGTGAGGACTGGGAGAAGGACTTTGACCTGGACATGACAGAAGAGGAGGTGCAGATGGCGCTGTCTAGAGTTGCCGCTACAGGAGAG CTGGAGGATTGGGAGAACTGGGACTGA
- the LOC111963195 gene encoding BSD domain-containing protein 1 isoform X1 has translation MAEGEGCEGWWGGWLQQSFQAVKDKSSEAYEFIKRDLTEFSNVVQHDTACSIVATASAVRSKLAVEGSSDTTEKVKKSLSSFLGVITDTLAPPQDMTIDCDVITLVATPAGTTEVYDSTKARLYSLQADPATYCNEPDGPLEQFDAWLSCFSLEERKGEISDLLVNSPSIRALYTKMVPAAVAHSELWQRYFYKVFQLYQEEARRVALKQRAEQTTHTEALGWEEEDEDDFLGVTSSSRLDFTPPLEDPXTKLSPLTPVTMATTPLSPIPSPSGERSSTLSLSSDSGSLHTQVELRPARPHPAVVELAQKLNKASLEESEPEGQQEEEREQGQPEGQVESPSQPEPTGKATAERVTVQAPTTRPETEGPQDLRVFELNSDSGKSTPSNNGKKGSSTDVSEDWEKDFDLDMTEEEVQMALSRVAATGELEDWENWD, from the exons ATGGCTGAAGG GGAAGGCTGTGAAGGCTGGTGGGGAGGCTGGCTTCAGCAAAGCTTCCAGGCCGTCAAAGATAAG tcaTCTGAGGCGTATGAGTTTATAAAGCGTGACCTGACAGAGTTCTCCAACGTAGTGCAACATGATACTGCGTGCTCCATCGTCGCCACAGCAAGTGCTGTTAGAAGCAAACTAGCG GTGGAGGGCTCCTCTGACACCACAGAGAAGGTGAAGAAGAGCCTGTCCAGTTTCTTAGGCGTGATAACAGACACCCTCGCTCCTCCCCAGGACATGACCATCGACTGTGATGTCATCACGCTAGTGGCAACTCCTGCAGGCACCACAGAGGTGTATGACAGCACCAAG GCTCGTCTCTACAGTCTACAAGCTGACCCTGCTACATACTGCAATGAGCCTGACG GTCCCCTAGAGCAGTTTGATGCGTGGCTCTcctgcttcagtctggaggagaggaaaggagagatctCTGACCTCCTGGTCAACAGCCCCTCCATCAGGGCCCTTTACACCAAAATG GTGCCAGCAGCGGTAGCCCATTCTGAATTRTGGCAGCGGTATTTCTACAAAGTCTTTCAGTTGTACCAG GAGGAGGCGAGAAGAGTGGCCCTgaagcagagagcagagcagactacCCACACAGAGGCTCTGggctgggaggaggaggatgaag ATGACTTCCTTGGCGTGACGTCTTCATCTCGCCTAGACTTCACACCCCCATTGGAAGACCCCYCGACAAAGCTGTCCCCACTCACACCAGTCACCATGGCGACGACCCCGCTCAGCCCCATCCCGTCTCCGAGCGGGGAGcgctcctctaccctctccttgAGCAGCGACAGTGGCAGCCTGCACACCCAGGTGGAGTTGAGACCAGCCAGGCCACATCCTGCAGTCGTGGAGCTGGCCCAGAAACTCAACAAGGCCAGCCTGGAGGAGAGCGAGCCAGAagggcagcaggaggaggagagggaacaggGGCAGCCTGAAGGTCAGGTAGAGTCCCCATCCCAGCCTGAGCCCACAGGGAAAGCTACAGCTGAGAGAGTAACAGTCCAGGCTCCTACcaccagaccagagacagaggggcCCCAGGACCTGAGGGTGTTTGAGCTCAACTCTGACAGTGGGAAGTCTACACCTTCAAACAATGGCAAGAAAG GGTCCAGCACAGATGTCAGTGAGGACTGGGAGAAGGACTTTGACCTGGACATGACAGAAGAGGAGGTGCAGATGGCGCTGTCTAGAGTTGCCGCTACAGGAGAG CTGGAGGATTGGGAGAACTGGGACTGA